A single region of the Vicia villosa cultivar HV-30 ecotype Madison, WI linkage group LG4, Vvil1.0, whole genome shotgun sequence genome encodes:
- the LOC131595660 gene encoding ATP-dependent RNA helicase DBP3: MAKGDDSLLKKKNKKLRKRLNSKNDSTSVSAKIGAVIAAKKRRKAGKRRNCEGMCYSLPTLDDPFNDRRGKPEFKTREPETRKEKKDRVKGKSAPGRKGTVGGSISRTGNDANNKSYSEEENVKTNQQHDSEISDFPSKFVFWCLSAIENALRHDDAYTEGEGNSFFLDSWGLEFSKCFSTGKDLMDTSGSFASTEQIAWMVSAAADIFVRKEKQGLSLETPFLLFLVPSEKKAGQVRTVCKPLKSLGVHTVSVHPGASLDHQIQGLKSCEPEFLIATPERLLELVSMKAIDISHVSMLVIDGLNAICNAGHADAIKSIKKLISGNPTLVVFNDSNHTSIPVVRHLLTRPICRISINNSIASQSSCIVQSVQVCTSDEDKHVKSIDVLCQFWSSQTHNSNLLYILRKDVKCNKLVKTLKSMGCSTSLESDAATINDSVDPKRRLVTMIDLEDISTADIGMYDAIVLPSFVPTMENYEHILTKMARHSVNGILYGFLTKSDTEHAGPLISILEQCGQEVPETLKDLHQSSNMSED, from the exons ATGGCCAAGGGTGACGATTCTCTCctaaaaaagaagaacaaaaagcTTCGAAAAAGACTAAACAGCAAAAATGACTCCACTTCCGTCTCTGCAAAGATTGGCGCTGTTATCGCCGCCAAAAAGCGCCGCAAGGCCGGAAAACGCCGCAACTGCGAG GGAATGTGCTATAGTTTACCTACTCTAGATGATCCATTCAATGATAGACGCGGGAAACCCGAATTCAAAACACGGGAGCCTGAAacccgaaaagaaaagaaagaccgTGTTAAAGGGAAGAGTGCACCCGGCAGGAAAGGTACAGTTGGTGGAAGTATTTCACGAACTGGAAATGATGCCAACAATAAAAGTTACTCAGAGGAGGAAAATGTAAAGACGAATCAGCAGCATGATAGTGAAATTTCAGATTTCCCTTCGAAATTTGTATTTTGGTGTCTGAGTGCGATTGAGAATGCACTGCGACATGATGATGCGTACACTGAGGGAGAGGGAAACTCCTTCTTTCTTGACTCATGGGGGTTAGAATTTTCGAAGTGTTTTTCTACTGGTAAAGATTTGATGGACACCAGTGGGAGCTTTGCTAGTACTGAGCAAATTGCTTGGATGGTTTCTGCGGCAGCtgatatttttgttagaaaaGAGAAACAAGGCTTATCATTAGAGACCCCCTTTCTTTTGTTCCTCGTCCCTTCTGAAAAGAAAGCTGGCCAG GTTCGAACAGTTTGCAAGCCTTTGAAATCTCTAGGAGTACATACAGTGAGTGTTCATCCTGGTGCTTCCTTAGATCATCAGATTCAAGG TCTGAAAAGTTGTGAGCCTGAGTTTCTCATTGCTACTCCTGAGaggctcttggagcttgtttcaatgaAGGCAATTGATATTTCTCACGTCTCTATGCTG GTTATTGACGGGCTCAATGCTATTTGTAATGCTGGCCATGCCGATGCAATAAAATCCATCAAGAAGCTTATTTCTGGCAATCCCACTCTTGTGGTTTTCAATGATAGCAACCATACATCTATCCCAGTAGTTAGGCATCTTCTGACGAGACCTATTTGTAGAATATCTATTAATAATTCAATTGCCAGCCAAAGTTCATGCATTGTACAGTCGGTTCAAGTGTGTACATCAGATGAGGATAAACATGTTAAG AGCATTGATGTCCTATGTCAATTTTGGAGCAGCCAGACTCATAATTCAAACCTTCTATATATTTTGAGGAAGGATGTCAAGTGCAATAAATTGGTCAAGACTCTGAAATCCATGGGCTGTTCCACGTCACTTGAATCTGATGCAGCTACTATTAATGATAG TGTGGATCCAAAGAGGAGATTGGTTACAATGATtgatttggaagatatctctaCCGCGGATATAGGGATGTATGATGCAATAGTCCTACCAAGTTTTGTACCCACTATGGAAAACTATGAGCATATTTTGACAAAAATGGCCCGTCATAGTGTCAACGGCATTTTGTATGGTTTCTTAACAAAAAGCGATACAGAACATGCTGGACCACTCATCTCAATTCTTGAACAATGTGGGCAGGAAGTGCCTGAAACCCTAAAAGATCTTCATCAGTCATCAAATATGTCCGAAGATTGA
- the LOC131600058 gene encoding phosphatidylinositol 4-phosphate 5-kinase 5-like, which yields MMGKDGSMMKAWEATVKKTQAVAKRRANSIFGTAHGGHGDEEDNRDETEVYMAERVLPNGDYYKGEWADNFPHGKGKYLWTDGCIYVGEWFKGKTMGKGRFTWPTGPCYEGEFKSGYMDGIGSYSAANGDTYKGQWVMNLKHGHGEKVYSNGDKYEGEWRRGLQDGQGKYAWKDEKYYIGEWRNGSIWGKGSFVWSNGNRYDGYWEDGLPKGSGTFKWSDGSFYVGNWSKDPRDQSGTYYPFDGSSEGHLDWDPQQVYNELSEHQISPGEKVSILPSQKRLAVWRSTKGGGGGGDGSTTKPRRMSVDARVSVGLEKPSDRMHLWGSDGEGTNTNNSNSHSNNGSGTPIKDDNDLLSLHIQSSNPKQTLKAPKKSKRQGETICKGHKNYELMLNLQLGIRHSVGRPAPSASFDLKPSAFDSKEKVWTRFPPEGSKYTPPHPSSEFKWKDYCPVVFRTLRRLFKVDAADYMLSICGNDALRELSSPGKSGSFFYLTNDDRYMIKTMKKAEAKALLRMLPAYYNHFRAFDNALVTKFYGLHCVKLNGPSQKKVRFIIMGNLFCSEYTIHRRYDLKGSSLGRITTKPESEITETTILKDLDLSFIFRLQKSWFQEFCRQIDRDCELLEQEGIMDYSLLVGIHFKDISPEGDLIPSTSHTPPGDSESEGTPRISRADMDQLLLDPSKWESIKLGVNMPARVERTVRKLSDCELQLVGEPIGEYYEVVLFFGVIDILQDYDISKKLEHAYKSIQYDPTSISAVDPRQYSRRFRDFIFKVFSQDS from the exons ATGATGGGTAAAGATGGTAGTATGATGAAGGCATGGGAAGCTACGGTGAAGAAGACACAAGCAGTTGCGAAGAGGCGTGCGAATAGCATATTCGGAACAGCGCATGGAGGGCATGGAGATGAAGAAGATAACAGGGATGAAACGGAAGTATACATGGCAGAAAGGGTTCTACCTAATGGAGATTACTATAAAGGAGAATGGGCAGATAATTTCCCTCATGGGAAAGGGAAATATTTATGGACAGATGGGTGTATATATGTTGGAGAATGGTTCAAAGGAAAAACAATGGGAAAAGGGAGGTTCACTTGGCCTACAGGGCCTTGTTATGAAGGGGAGTTCAAGAGTGGTTATATGGATGGGATAGGTTCATATAGTGCTGCAAATGGGGACACTTATAAGGGACAATGGGTGATGAATTTGAAACATGGTCATGGTGAGAAAGTTTATTCAAATGGAGATAAGTATGAGGGGGAATGGAGAAGAGGGTTGCAAGATGGACAAGGAAAATATGCATGGAAAGATGAGAAGTACTACATTGGTGAATGGAGGAATGGGAGTATTTGGGGTAAAGGTTCATTTGTTTGGAGTAATGGGAATAGGTATGATGGTTATTGGGAAGATGGTTTACCTAAAGGGAGTGGAACTTTCAAATGGAGTGATGGAAGTTTTTATGTAGGTAATTGGAGTAAAGATCCGAGGGATCAAAGTGGGACATATTATCCATTTGATGGGTCATCAGAGGGTCATCTTGATTGGGATCCACAACAAGTTTATAATGAGTTGAGTGAACATCAGATAAGTCCGGGGGAGAAGGTATCAATTTTGCCATCACAAAAGAGACTCGCGGTGTGGAGGTCTACAAAGGGAGGAGGTGGAGGAGGGGATGGTTCTACTACTAAGCCAAGGAGAATGTCAGTGGATGCTAGGGTAAGTGTAGGGCTTGAAAAGCCAAGTGATAGAATGCATTTATGGGGTAGTGATGGTGAAGGTACAAATACTAATAATAGTAATAGTCATAGTAATAATGGTAGTGGAACCCCAATTAAAGATGATAATGATTTGCTTAGTTTACATATACAAAGTTCTAATCcaaaacaaactttgaaagcaccAAAGAAATCAAAAAGGCAAGGAGAGACCATATGCAAAGGACATAAAAATTATGAGCTCATGCTCAATTTACAATTAGGAATCAG GCATTCTGTTGGAAGACCTGCCCCCTCAGCATCTTTTGATCTCAAACCTTCTGCTTTTGATTCCAAAGAGAAAGTGTGGACTAGATTTCCTCCTGAAGGTTCTAAATATACACCTCCACATCCATCTAGTGAATTCAAGTGGAAGGATTATTGTCCGGTAGTTTTTAG AACTCTAAGGAGGCTATTCAAGGTGGATGCAGCTGATTACATGTTATCTATATGTGGAAATGATGCCCTACGCGAACTCTCTTCACCTGGAAAAAGTGGAAGCTTCTTTTATTTAACCAATGATGATCGTTATATGATTAAGACAATGAAGAAAGCTGAGGCTAAA GCTCTCTTGAGAATGCTTCCAGCTTATTACAATCATTTTCGAGCATTTGATAATGCTCTAGTCACAAAGTTTTATGGCTTGCATTGTGTCAAGTTAAATGGACCCTCTCAAAAGAag GTTCGATTTATCATAATGGGAAACCTTTTTTGTTCTGAGTATACCATACATAGACGCTATGATTTAAAGGGTTCTTCGCTAGGACGCATAACAACTAAGCCTGAGTCAGAGATTACTGAAACCACTATTCTTAAAGATCTTGATTTAAGTTTTATATTTCGCCTGCAAAAATCTTGGTTTCAAGAATTTTGCAGGCAAATTGATAGGGATTGTGAGCTTCTTGAACAAGAGGGGATTATGGACTATAGTTTACTTGTTGGGATTCATTTCAAAGACATATCACCAGAAGGAGATCTTATTCCTTCAACATCTCATACTCCACCAG GTGATTCAGAGAGTGAAGGAACACCTCGTATTTCACGAGCGGACATGGATCAACTTCTTCTAGATCCTTCTAAGTGGGAGAGTATAAAACTAGGAGTGAATATGCCAGCAAGAGTTGAAAGAACAGTAAGAAAATTAAGTGATTGTGAATTGCAACTTGTAGGAGAGCCTATTGGAGAATATTATGAGGTTGTCTTGTTTTTTGGTGTTATAGACATACTTCAAGACTATGACATTAGCAAGAAGCTTGAGCATGCTTATAAGTCCATTCAATATGATCCAACTTCAATATCAGCTGTTGATCCAAGACAATACTCAAGGCGTTTTCGTGACTTCATATTCAAAGTTTTTTCACAAGACTCTTGA